The Paramisgurnus dabryanus chromosome 3, PD_genome_1.1, whole genome shotgun sequence genome includes a window with the following:
- the LOC135768896 gene encoding uncharacterized protein, producing the protein MKIILLHCFLIAIHVMISDERLIVSGSNQSISASVGEDVTLSCSVNSHIKPEEVSWKKAQKDGDILVLLYQNNKNISESPDERYRDRVEFFTDEIHRGNFSLRLKRVRTEDKGVYICQVFTGELSANTTVILERLGFSGLHIMVLILCITACGSALLFCSLINCRSNNTDCSSNFHMSLLFCPNIIMFFAFVFWGVSEGFLNETLTCCALFFLRPLMLLWSEPEVKNFPDRIRHLAGYSFYLEYIIFTVIVFSVLYIWNVRNQLLHYSTFERNMITILFGIMPFMSLIIIIYILSVYYDVAFTGARQKQREMPRIKLNIMAFISFHILPPLQLVLLFYAFGVARGTFLIAGVLPVIIIVARFDWNFMCGKDGLRCPDWIIRTVWFIFTILMNLLLAWFYIRTLELDEEKAGWACLIVFLQILWAVLNFRRSFNHWGVKKNVFVFVVGSVGVVFINTVALMTELILKTVNGERSIGDLRIPVFTSESVFTLCLLILQIYGKSGESDQSETQLRRKPSFTQRYYIRGQTHSTAEPAEPSSETIELKERA; encoded by the exons ATGAAAATAATCCTTCTTCACTGCTTTTTGATTGCAATACATGTGATGATCTCAGATG AGCGTTTGATAGTGTCAGGATCAAATCAGTCCATATCTGCATCTGTGGGTGAGGACGTCACTCTGAGCTGCTCTGTGAACTCTCACATCAAACCTGAAGAAGTTTCATGGAAGAAAGCGCAAAAAGATGGAGACATTCTGGTTCTTCTCtatcaaaacaacaaaaatatatCAGAATCACCAGATGAGCGATACAGAGACAGAGTTGAGTTCTTCACTGATGAAATACACAGAGGAAACTTCTCTCTCAGACTGAAGAGAGTCAGGACTGAAGATAAAGGAGTTTACATCTGTCAAGTGTTTACTGGAGAACTATCAGCAAACACAACTGTGATACTGGAGAGACTGG GTTTCTCTGGTTTACACATAATGGTGTTGATTCTCTGTATAACGGCATGTGGATCTGCTCTTCTGTTCTGCTCTCTCATCAACTGTAGATCAAACAACACGG ACTGTTCGTCAAATTTCCATATGTCTCTGCTCTTTTGTCCAAATATCATCATGTTCTTTGCCTTTGTTTTCTGGGGCGTTTCTGAAG GATTTCTGAATGAGACGCtgacttgctgtgctttgttttTTCTACGGCCTCTAATGTTGCTTTGGTCTGAACCAGAAGTAAAAAACTTTCCAG ACAGGATAAGACATTTGGCGGGTTACAGCTTTTATCTAGAATATATTATTTTCACTGTCATTGTTTTTTCAG TTCTTTATATTTGGAACGTTAGGAATCAACTCCTGCATTATTCAACATTTGAAAGAAACATGATAACAATCTTGTTTGGGATAATGCCTTTCATGAGTCtcatcattattatttaca TACTTTCAGTTTATTATGATGTAGCGTTTACTGGAGCGAGACAAAAACAGAGAGAGATGCCTCGAATAAAACTCAACATAATGGCTTTCATAAGCTTTCATATTCTGCCTCCATTACAACTCGTCCTTCTGTTTTATGCATTCGGTGTTGCCAGAGGAA CATTTCTCATTGCTGGAGTTTTACCAGTGATCATAATTGTGGCAAGATTTGACTGGAATTTTATGTGTGGGAAAGATGGACTCAGAT GTCCAGATTGGATCATAAGAACAGTGTGGTTTATTTTCACAATACTGATGAATTTATTATTGGCCTGGTTTTACATCAGGACACTGGAACTTGATGAAG AAAAGGCTGGATGGGCTTGTTTAATCGTGTTTCTTCAAATACTATGGGCTGTTCTTAACTTCAGGCGTTCATTTAATCATTGGG GTGTTAAGAAAAATGTCTTTGTGTTTGTGGTTGGATCAGTTGGTGTTGTTTTTATCAACACTGTTGCACTGATGACTGAACTGATACTAAAAACAG ttaatGGTGAGCGTTCAATAGGAGATTTGCGAATCCCTGTCTTTACATCTGAAAGTGTCTTTACTCTGTGTCTGTTGATTCTTCAGATATATGGCA AATCTGGGGAATCTGACCAATCAGAGACTCAGCTACGTCGTAAG CCCTCCTTTACACAACGTTACTACATCAGAGGACAGACCCACAGCACAGCAGAACCAGCAGAACCAAGCTCTGAAACGATTGAATTAAAAGAAAGAGCCTGA